The proteins below come from a single Miscanthus floridulus cultivar M001 chromosome 1, ASM1932011v1, whole genome shotgun sequence genomic window:
- the LOC136502366 gene encoding long chain base biosynthesis protein 1a: MDMALPVVNATAAVLARVSAAFNAPLARAVVFGVHIDGHLVVEGLLIAVIVFQLSRKSYKPPKKPLTEKEIDELCDEWEPEPLCPPIKEGARIDTPMLESAAGPHTIVDGKEVVNFASANYLGLIGNEKIIDSCIGSLEKYGVGSCGPRGFYGTIDVHLDCESKIAKFLGTPDSILYSYGISTIFSVIPAFCKKGDIIVADEGVHWAVQNGLHLSRSTVVYFKHNDMASLASTLEKLTRGNKRAEKIRRYIVVESIYQNSGQIAPLDEIVKLKEKYRFRVILEESHSFGVLGKSGRGLAEHYGVPIEKIDIITAGMGNALATDGGFCTGSVRVVDHQRLSSSGYVFSASLPPYLASAAVSAVNYLEEHPSVLANLRSNITLLHKELSDTPGLEITSHVLSPIVFLKLKKSTGSPTTDLDLLETIADKVLKEDSVFIVTSKKSNLDRCKLPIGIRLFVSAGHTESDISRLSSSLKRVSASVLSDY, translated from the exons ATGGACATGGCATTGCCCGTTGTGAATGCCACAGCGGCCGTGCTCGCCCGTGTCTCGGCTGCGTTCAATGCCCCTCTTGCCCGTGCAGTCGTCTTTGGGGTCCATATTGATG GGCACTTGGTCGTGGAAGGGCTGCTTATTGCAGTCATTGTGTTTCAGCTCTCCAGGAAGAGCTACAAACCGCCAAAGAAGCCACTCACTGAAAAG GAGattgatgagctatgtgatgagTGGGAGCCAGAGCCGCTATGCCCTCCAATCAAGGAGGGGGCCAGAATAGATACTCCAATGTTGGAAAG TGCCGCTGGACCACATACGATTGTTGATGGTAAAGAAGTTGTGAACTTTGCATCAGCAAACTACCTTGGTTTAATTGGCAACGAAAAGATTATT GATTCTTGCATTGGTTCACTGGAGAAATATGGTGTTGGGTCTTGTGGTCCACGTGGCTTTTATGGAACAATTG ATGTCCATCTTGACTGTGAGTcaaaaatagctaaattcctggggACTCCAGACTCCATTCTGTATTCATATGGGATTTCTACAATATTCAGTGTGATACCTGCCTTCTGTAAGAAAGGAGATATCATAGTCGC TGATGAGGGTGTTCACTGGGCAGTGCAAAATGGTCTCCATCTATCAAGAAGCACTGTGGTGTACTTCAAGCACAATGATATGGCTTCACTTGCAAGCACTTTGGAAAAACTTACTCGTGGAAATAAGCGTGCTGAAAAAATTAGACGCTACATTGTTGTAGAGTCCATTTACCAG AATTCTGGCCAAATTGCCCCCTTGGATGAGATTGTCAAGTTGAAGGAGAAATATCGGTTCCGTGTTATTCTGGAGGAGAGTCATTCTTTTGGGGTGCTTGGCAAGTCTGGGCGAGGCCTTGCTGAACATTATGGAGTTCCT ATTGAAAAAATTGATATCATCACTGCTGGAATGGGAAATGCATTAGCTACTGATGGTGGCTTTTGTACAGGAAGTGTGAGAGTTGTTGATCATCAG CGTCTAAGCAGCTCTGGGTATGTTTTCTCTGCATCTCTGCCACCTTATCTTGCCAGTGCTGCTGTTTCTGCCGTCAACTACCTGGAGGAGCATCCCTCAGTTCTTGCAAACCTAAGGAGCAATATTACTCTTTTGCATAAAG AACTATCAGATACTCCAGGGCTTGAAATTACCAGCCATGTTCTGTCACCTATCGTCTTCCTTAAGCTGAAGAAATCGACTGGTTCTCCTACCACGGATCTAGACCTTCTTGAAACTATTGCTGACAAG GTCTTGAAGGAAGATTCAGTTTTCATTGTGACATCAAAGAAGTCAAATCTGGATAGGTGCAAACTCCCCATTGGAATCCGCCTGTTTGTATCAGCTGGACATACTGAATCAGACATCTCCAGGCTTTCCTCATCCTTGAAGAGGGTTTCTGCATCAGTTCTTTCAGACTATTGA